The following proteins are co-located in the Haloarcula marismortui ATCC 43049 genome:
- the aglJ gene encoding S-layer glycoprotein N-glycosyltransferase AglJ, translating to MADRDDVCILLPTFNEAETIESVVSGFREQGFDNILVIDGGSTDGTQDRAESAGARVVEQSGSGKGQAVREAVTRHIEQPYVLMADGDETYRPDEADRLLEPLLSGQADHVIGNRFADMRPGAMTKLNQVGNRIINSAFETIHGRDLTDILSGYRAFTRQSFQRSSLTASGFGIETEMAVECVKHNISTAVVPITYQPRPDESDTNLRPFRDGATIILTLYQMAKTNNPLFYFGSVGLGSTVVGFLLGAYVAYDWVVNSISHEVIAVVGSFAILLGIQLLMFGVLSDMLVAVNREQTRRLEDIAVQLTHESHSQPADVFDDQQVSGAEGIEDSDTETEPAVSPHQSDE from the coding sequence ATGGCCGACCGAGACGACGTCTGTATACTGTTGCCGACATTCAACGAGGCAGAGACCATCGAGTCGGTCGTGTCCGGGTTTCGTGAGCAGGGCTTCGACAACATCCTCGTCATTGACGGCGGCTCGACTGACGGGACACAGGACCGCGCCGAATCGGCCGGCGCACGAGTCGTCGAACAGTCCGGCTCGGGGAAGGGACAGGCTGTCAGGGAGGCGGTGACGCGCCACATCGAGCAGCCGTACGTCCTGATGGCCGACGGCGACGAGACCTACCGACCCGACGAGGCGGACAGACTACTCGAACCGCTGTTGTCGGGCCAGGCCGACCACGTCATCGGAAACCGGTTTGCGGATATGCGACCCGGAGCGATGACGAAACTGAATCAGGTTGGCAACCGTATCATCAACAGTGCCTTCGAAACGATCCACGGACGAGACCTCACCGATATTCTCTCGGGCTATCGCGCGTTCACGCGTCAGTCCTTCCAGCGGAGTTCGCTGACGGCCTCGGGCTTCGGTATCGAGACGGAGATGGCCGTCGAGTGTGTCAAACACAACATCTCGACGGCGGTGGTGCCGATCACCTATCAGCCCCGCCCGGACGAGTCCGACACGAACCTTCGCCCGTTCCGGGACGGCGCGACGATCATCCTGACGCTGTACCAGATGGCAAAGACAAACAATCCGCTGTTTTACTTCGGGAGCGTTGGTCTCGGGAGCACTGTGGTCGGGTTTCTGCTCGGCGCGTACGTGGCCTACGACTGGGTTGTCAACAGCATCTCACACGAGGTGATTGCGGTTGTGGGCTCCTTTGCTATTCTGCTGGGAATCCAACTCCTCATGTTCGGCGTCCTGTCGGATATGCTCGTGGCGGTGAACCGCGAGCAGACGCGCCGGCTGGAGGACATCGCTGTCCAGCTCACACATGAGAGCCACAGTCAGCCGGCGGACGTGTTTGACGACCAGCAGGTCAGCGGCGCGGAGGGCATCGAAGATAGCGACACAGAGACAGAGCCGGCGGTATCTCCGCACCAGTCCGACGAGTAA
- a CDS encoding hybrid sensor histidine kinase/response regulator, with amino-acid sequence MTETIQLDVLLVEDNPGDARLVEHQLNSPAVAHFVDDVTISHVESLAPVDERSGAAYDVVLLDLGLPESTGLATLDRATEIIEGVPIIVLTGMQDREMAVEAINRGAQDYLPKADLDGDRLVRALRYAVVRSRQQRAIQRQTDQMDFFNSILQHDILNGMNVIRARGEFLEETLDSEEREHASTIVQWSDDLIELTEKVRSVLETVTDGDGRDQEHRELQAVLADAADRARSVSDDCTVTIDQQAVTVVADELLDDVFGNLFLNAVEHGGDDVTIDVTTTVADGTVTVCLADDGDGIPSSDARRIFERGEKGSESGGTGFGLYFVDTMVRSYGGDIWVEDSDLGGAAFYVELPHATL; translated from the coding sequence ATGACGGAGACGATACAGCTCGACGTGCTCCTCGTCGAGGACAACCCGGGTGACGCCCGCCTCGTCGAGCACCAGCTAAATTCGCCGGCTGTAGCGCATTTCGTCGATGACGTGACGATTTCCCACGTCGAGTCACTGGCACCGGTCGACGAACGGTCGGGGGCAGCCTACGACGTGGTACTGCTTGACCTCGGACTCCCCGAGTCAACAGGGCTCGCGACACTCGACCGGGCAACCGAGATAATAGAGGGGGTGCCGATCATCGTCCTCACCGGAATGCAGGACCGGGAGATGGCGGTCGAAGCGATCAACCGGGGCGCACAGGACTACCTGCCGAAAGCGGATCTGGACGGCGACCGGCTTGTGAGAGCGCTCCGGTACGCAGTCGTCAGGAGCCGTCAGCAGCGTGCCATTCAGCGCCAGACCGACCAGATGGACTTCTTCAACAGCATCCTGCAACACGACATCCTCAATGGGATGAACGTCATCCGGGCGCGGGGCGAATTCCTCGAAGAGACGCTCGACAGCGAGGAACGCGAGCACGCGTCGACAATCGTCCAGTGGAGCGACGACCTCATCGAACTCACCGAGAAGGTCCGGTCAGTGCTTGAGACCGTCACCGATGGCGACGGGCGGGACCAGGAGCACCGGGAACTACAGGCCGTCCTCGCGGACGCAGCGGACCGCGCCCGGTCGGTCAGCGACGACTGTACCGTTACGATCGATCAACAGGCGGTCACTGTCGTTGCCGACGAGTTACTCGATGACGTGTTCGGGAACCTCTTTCTCAACGCGGTCGAACACGGCGGCGACGACGTGACTATCGACGTGACGACGACGGTTGCGGACGGTACCGTGACTGTCTGTCTTGCGGACGACGGAGACGGGATTCCGAGCAGTGACGCTCGCCGCATCTTCGAGCGTGGGGAGAAGGGGTCTGAATCCGGTGGGACTGGCTTTGGCCTCTACTTCGTGGACACAATGGTCCGGAGCTACGGCGGCGACATCTGGGTCGAGGACAGCGACCTCGGCGGCGCAGCCTTCTACGTTGAACTCCCGCACGCAACTCTGTAG
- a CDS encoding METTL5 family protein, producing the protein MPTKSALAQQLAVVAGFDNPRASLEQYRTPPDLAAHLVHTADLQGDIQGQTVVDLGCGTGMLSLGAALRSPARVVGLDIDPAPLSTARENERKVGSTTPVSWVRADATMAPLAPPVEETTVVMNPPFGAQSDNEHADRRFLETAASIAGVSYSIHNDGSQSFVESFTDDNGGEVTHAFETEFDLPRQFDFHESERQVITAEVYRIDWT; encoded by the coding sequence ATGCCGACAAAGAGTGCGCTCGCCCAGCAACTCGCCGTTGTCGCCGGGTTTGACAACCCACGGGCCAGTCTCGAACAGTACCGGACACCGCCGGACCTGGCAGCGCATCTGGTCCATACTGCAGACCTTCAGGGCGACATTCAGGGCCAGACTGTCGTCGATCTGGGCTGTGGCACCGGGATGCTGTCGTTGGGTGCAGCGTTGCGGTCACCGGCGCGGGTTGTCGGGCTGGATATCGACCCTGCGCCGTTGTCGACAGCACGCGAAAACGAACGGAAGGTCGGGTCGACGACGCCAGTGTCGTGGGTTCGAGCAGATGCCACCATGGCCCCGCTGGCACCTCCTGTCGAGGAAACCACTGTCGTCATGAATCCGCCCTTTGGCGCACAGTCGGACAATGAACACGCTGACCGACGGTTTCTCGAAACTGCCGCGTCCATCGCGGGCGTTTCGTACTCGATTCACAACGACGGAAGCCAATCGTTTGTCGAATCCTTCACTGACGACAACGGCGGCGAGGTGACCCACGCTTTCGAGACGGAGTTCGACCTGCCGCGACAGTTCGATTTCCACGAATCGGAGCGACAGGTGATTACCGCGGAAGTGTATCGCATCGACTGGACCTAG
- a CDS encoding glycosyltransferase family 4 protein has product MVSLDICFVVNAVGEGSIPAEIATAVTRHTDHTVDILTWFDSGPFAGEELLDVRSLDAPDSALGIDPATYRRATDILSEYDLIQAHHNHSGAFAKVIARRVDVPVVSREGNTRDGFTRKGRIANGVTNPLASRVVCISDSVYQSFTLWERAILPKRRVRRIPNGVHMDRIDETAPALPDDITPSDNAFLVGNAAMLYEQKAQDTLIRAVAQLNRRTDRPVELVICGDGPERPRLESLAEALGITSRVYFAGLVERRAVYAMAKAVDAFAMPSRWEGFCSAVAEALAAETATVLSNIETFRELYDGATLYHEVDNVDGLTGCLEVLLSDESRREALAQTGRNLVEKKYTIRTVAQQYSALYDDIVG; this is encoded by the coding sequence GTGGTTTCGTTGGACATCTGTTTCGTCGTGAATGCGGTCGGGGAAGGGAGCATCCCGGCGGAGATTGCGACGGCGGTAACACGGCACACCGATCATACCGTCGACATCCTGACCTGGTTCGATTCAGGACCGTTTGCTGGCGAGGAGCTACTGGACGTTCGGTCCCTTGACGCGCCGGATTCAGCGCTCGGTATCGATCCGGCGACGTACCGCCGTGCTACCGACATCCTTTCGGAGTACGACCTTATCCAAGCCCACCACAACCACTCTGGGGCATTCGCGAAGGTCATTGCGCGACGCGTCGACGTACCGGTCGTCTCTCGCGAGGGGAACACCCGCGACGGGTTCACCAGAAAGGGTCGGATAGCCAATGGCGTCACCAACCCGCTTGCCAGTCGTGTAGTCTGTATCTCCGACAGCGTCTATCAGTCATTCACTCTCTGGGAGCGAGCGATACTACCCAAACGAAGAGTTCGACGAATCCCAAACGGAGTCCATATGGACCGAATCGACGAGACTGCACCTGCGCTACCAGATGACATCACCCCCTCAGACAACGCTTTCCTCGTCGGCAACGCGGCCATGCTTTATGAACAAAAGGCACAGGACACGTTGATTCGGGCCGTCGCCCAACTGAACAGGCGAACCGACCGACCGGTCGAACTCGTTATCTGTGGCGACGGACCCGAACGACCACGGCTTGAATCGCTTGCCGAGGCACTTGGCATTACATCGCGGGTTTATTTTGCGGGTCTGGTCGAGCGCCGGGCCGTCTACGCTATGGCGAAGGCCGTTGATGCCTTCGCAATGCCGTCCCGCTGGGAGGGGTTTTGCTCAGCTGTCGCTGAGGCACTGGCCGCGGAGACCGCGACGGTGCTATCGAATATTGAGACGTTCAGAGAACTGTACGACGGCGCCACGCTGTATCATGAGGTCGACAACGTCGACGGCCTCACCGGCTGTCTGGAGGTGCTGTTGTCGGACGAATCACGTCGGGAGGCGCTGGCACAGACAGGACGGAACTTAGTTGAAAAAAAATACACGATCAGGACCGTCGCACAGCAGTACAGCGCACTGTACGACGATATTGTTGGGTAA
- a CDS encoding TrmB family transcriptional regulator, whose amino-acid sequence MSDPADVFDLVGLTEYEATALEQLLSLGRTTAPNLAEASGIPKARVYGVLESLSDRGFIKLIPGRPKEYQPKSPSDILDRAVENRKQSYESFAADMDSYRDAFLAEYEPRFERANEDISPTAELFHVVDVGEPSERETRRLYDDADETLRVITNSFAYLDNVERALAETLDRGVEVNVLFLHPDALPPEKAAVQADIVDRLTAEYPAIDLRFSTEKLPWRGTLVDPSMDYDSGEAILLVEEPDVPNHMRQAAITDNGSFVAGMKRYFDLVWEYESVQRSN is encoded by the coding sequence ATGAGCGACCCTGCGGACGTGTTCGACCTGGTTGGGCTGACCGAATACGAGGCGACGGCGCTGGAACAGTTGCTCTCGCTGGGCCGAACGACAGCCCCGAATCTCGCGGAAGCCAGCGGCATCCCCAAGGCCCGCGTCTACGGTGTGCTGGAGTCGCTGTCCGACCGCGGCTTCATCAAGCTGATACCCGGCCGCCCCAAGGAGTACCAGCCGAAATCTCCCAGCGACATCCTCGACCGGGCCGTCGAAAACCGGAAGCAGTCATACGAATCGTTCGCCGCGGACATGGACTCCTACCGCGACGCCTTCCTCGCCGAGTACGAGCCGCGGTTCGAACGCGCTAACGAGGACATCTCACCGACGGCCGAACTGTTCCATGTCGTCGACGTCGGCGAACCGAGCGAACGCGAGACCAGACGGCTGTACGACGACGCCGATGAAACGCTTCGGGTTATTACCAATAGCTTCGCCTACCTCGACAACGTCGAGCGCGCACTGGCGGAGACACTCGACCGCGGGGTCGAAGTTAACGTTCTCTTCTTGCACCCCGATGCACTCCCACCGGAGAAAGCTGCTGTTCAGGCTGACATCGTTGACCGCCTGACGGCGGAATATCCCGCCATCGACCTGCGGTTCAGCACAGAGAAGCTCCCCTGGCGCGGCACGCTCGTCGACCCAAGTATGGATTACGACAGCGGCGAGGCGATTCTGCTGGTCGAGGAGCCGGACGTTCCCAACCATATGCGCCAGGCCGCAATTACGGACAACGGGTCGTTCGTCGCTGGGATGAAACGCTACTTCGATCTAGTCTGGGAGTATGAGAGTGTCCAGCGGTCGAACTGA
- a CDS encoding sensor histidine kinase, which yields MDDPLDGNEGSDSDERDRYLAAMQDLTAAMAASGTTFQERVEPVLAVGREHLGFPNGHIAVVSGDEHKVVASSGLPSTISPGVERPLSETYCKHTLNDSGIHIITNASESMAADPAYKEAGLEAYVGTTLRADGSEYGTLCFVNDDEAISEFSDWQETLLEHLTQWVEAEIERDIAVDSHEESQRLLEATFNSPETFIGILDADGTLIRANETALGFIDADAADVCGEPFCETPWWNHDEAVANRCREAVERTRAGETVRFEAEHVGADGQRISTSVVARPVTADGVVRKIIVEGTDITDLKRREEQMEFFNSILRHDILNGMTVIEARAETLADTLDGAQSNYAETILDWSQDIVDLTQKVRSVLNTMSDDGLTEAETIALGPVVEGATKKAASMDEDCTLRTDIHDDIEVVADDLLDDVVGNILTNAVEHGGPGTTIEVTTERVGPMVHLHIADDGPGIPPAERDAIFEKGERGTESTGTGFGLYFVSVMVDSYGGNIWVEESDLAGSDFVVALPVR from the coding sequence ATGGATGATCCGCTGGACGGGAACGAGGGGAGCGATTCGGACGAGCGGGATCGCTATCTCGCGGCTATGCAGGACCTCACTGCGGCGATGGCGGCCAGCGGAACCACCTTTCAGGAGCGTGTCGAGCCGGTCTTGGCCGTCGGTCGAGAGCATCTGGGGTTCCCGAACGGTCACATTGCAGTTGTCTCCGGCGACGAACACAAAGTCGTCGCCAGTAGTGGTCTGCCATCGACGATTTCACCGGGCGTCGAACGCCCACTCTCCGAGACATACTGCAAGCACACGCTCAACGATTCCGGGATTCACATCATCACTAACGCGAGTGAATCAATGGCGGCCGACCCGGCATACAAGGAGGCCGGACTGGAAGCGTACGTCGGCACGACGCTTCGGGCGGACGGGTCGGAATACGGGACGCTGTGTTTCGTCAACGACGATGAGGCGATTTCGGAGTTCTCGGACTGGCAGGAGACGCTGCTCGAGCATCTAACGCAGTGGGTCGAAGCGGAGATTGAACGCGATATCGCTGTTGATTCACATGAGGAGAGCCAGCGGCTGTTAGAAGCGACGTTCAATTCACCGGAGACGTTCATCGGTATTCTCGACGCGGATGGGACTCTCATCAGAGCAAACGAAACGGCGCTCGGGTTCATCGACGCTGATGCTGCGGACGTTTGCGGGGAGCCGTTCTGTGAAACGCCCTGGTGGAACCACGACGAGGCGGTCGCGAACCGGTGTCGGGAGGCCGTCGAGCGGACGAGAGCGGGTGAGACCGTCAGGTTCGAGGCCGAACACGTCGGCGCAGATGGCCAGCGTATTTCAACTTCCGTCGTGGCCCGACCGGTAACGGCCGACGGCGTTGTTCGAAAGATAATCGTCGAGGGGACAGATATCACGGACCTCAAGCGCCGCGAAGAGCAGATGGAGTTTTTCAACAGTATACTTAGACACGACATCCTCAACGGGATGACTGTCATCGAAGCGCGCGCCGAGACGCTTGCAGACACGCTCGACGGCGCACAGTCGAACTATGCAGAGACGATTCTGGACTGGAGTCAGGACATCGTCGACCTCACACAGAAGGTCCGGAGCGTCCTGAACACGATGTCGGACGACGGGCTGACAGAGGCAGAGACAATCGCCCTAGGACCGGTCGTCGAAGGGGCAACGAAAAAAGCGGCCTCGATGGACGAGGACTGCACGCTCAGGACAGACATCCATGACGATATCGAGGTCGTGGCTGACGACCTTCTCGACGATGTCGTCGGAAACATCCTGACAAACGCTGTCGAGCACGGCGGCCCAGGTACCACAATCGAGGTGACGACGGAACGTGTCGGGCCGATGGTTCACCTTCATATCGCTGACGACGGGCCCGGGATACCACCCGCAGAGCGTGATGCAATCTTCGAGAAGGGAGAGCGTGGAACCGAATCGACAGGGACCGGGTTCGGACTCTATTTCGTCTCAGTGATGGTCGATAGCTACGGCGGCAACATTTGGGTTGAAGAAAGCGACCTCGCCGGCAGCGACTTCGTCGTTGCGCTCCCGGTAAGATAA
- a CDS encoding DoxX family protein, with product MAFESAGAGELFLLGRLLFGGVLAFMGLNHFQNAGQMAPYAEAKGLPAPVASVYGSGGLLLVSGVLVILGAYPVIAAGALATFLVASAVMMHNFWAVPDDQMQDEMTQFLKNIALAGGALSLLAVAGTSWPYTVGLSLF from the coding sequence ATGGCGTTCGAGTCCGCCGGTGCGGGCGAGCTGTTCCTGCTGGGCCGACTCCTGTTCGGCGGGGTGCTTGCGTTCATGGGTCTGAACCACTTCCAGAACGCCGGACAGATGGCCCCCTACGCGGAGGCAAAGGGGCTCCCGGCACCGGTGGCGTCGGTCTACGGGAGCGGCGGACTGCTCCTCGTCAGCGGCGTCCTCGTTATCCTCGGCGCGTACCCCGTCATCGCGGCCGGGGCGCTGGCGACGTTCCTCGTCGCTTCCGCCGTCATGATGCACAACTTCTGGGCGGTCCCGGACGACCAGATGCAAGACGAGATGACGCAGTTCCTCAAGAACATCGCACTCGCTGGCGGCGCGCTATCGCTGCTGGCGGTAGCCGGCACGTCGTGGCCGTACACCGTCGGCCTGTCCCTGTTCTGA
- a CDS encoding rhomboid family intramembrane serine protease: MMQSLPTPAVPAWLPWQEAVVLVVVLAVLLTICRVSDMRLGDGLRERLLLGAPWGTLLTIAGVAAVYLFLQGAWWHPRNPLVTPFRTWSYFYPFGMLTGAFTHGSQGHITGNLMGTLVYGTVAEYVWGHYPRKRGVQTFTSLRTNPFARILAVPAAMFVVGVFSAVFAIGPIVGFSGVVFAIAGFALVTRPTLFLGAFLGNRVLDLLYSALRYPVSTASGQTRFVTPWWSNIAIQGHAIGILAGVVVALALLWRRDERPDTLRVFFATLVFAVAQGLWAVYIPLGGGRFRLFRWAGTALVFVLALVVAAATIGSGRRLRPSFDRRPASLAVMVLLVVLGALSLAAVPTNVVDLQADQLPEDGIEVRDYVVTYDENVPNAYFDGIWVPTQRGGASVNESGVIVASAEREVWIAAIQPGQLAVDGQERVTVGGPTWRESVYANRVDWSVLGNSSVYRVQLRREGGQPRTAYTSEPLTADVILDGRNVTVAARQNGFDVVVTQGNETVGQAPLPANMTQTRIGGLTFERNRSRLYAETDGTRVKIAERRQQAAQS; this comes from the coding sequence ATGATGCAGTCGCTGCCGACGCCGGCCGTGCCAGCGTGGCTCCCGTGGCAGGAAGCGGTCGTCCTCGTCGTGGTGCTTGCCGTCCTCCTTACCATCTGCCGCGTCTCGGATATGCGGCTTGGCGACGGCTTGCGGGAACGACTACTCCTCGGGGCCCCGTGGGGAACGTTGCTGACGATCGCGGGTGTCGCGGCGGTGTACCTGTTCCTGCAGGGCGCGTGGTGGCATCCACGGAACCCGCTTGTAACCCCGTTCCGGACGTGGTCGTACTTCTACCCGTTCGGGATGCTCACCGGCGCGTTCACCCACGGCAGTCAGGGCCACATCACGGGAAACCTCATGGGCACACTGGTGTACGGGACGGTCGCGGAGTACGTCTGGGGACACTACCCTCGCAAGCGCGGGGTGCAGACTTTCACGTCGCTTCGGACGAACCCGTTTGCCCGAATTCTGGCCGTTCCCGCCGCCATGTTCGTTGTGGGCGTGTTCTCCGCGGTGTTCGCTATCGGGCCGATTGTGGGCTTTTCCGGCGTGGTGTTTGCCATTGCCGGGTTCGCGCTCGTGACACGGCCGACGCTGTTTCTCGGCGCGTTTCTCGGAAACCGCGTGCTCGACCTCCTGTATTCGGCGCTCCGCTACCCGGTGTCGACGGCCTCGGGTCAGACCCGCTTTGTGACGCCGTGGTGGTCCAACATCGCCATTCAGGGGCACGCCATCGGCATTCTGGCAGGCGTCGTCGTGGCACTCGCACTCCTGTGGCGTCGGGACGAACGCCCCGACACGCTGCGGGTGTTCTTTGCGACGCTCGTGTTCGCGGTCGCACAGGGGCTCTGGGCGGTGTACATCCCGCTCGGTGGCGGCCGGTTTCGGCTGTTCCGCTGGGCCGGGACGGCGCTGGTGTTCGTCCTCGCGCTCGTCGTCGCCGCGGCGACCATCGGTTCTGGCCGGCGTTTGCGCCCGTCGTTCGACCGCCGCCCGGCGTCACTCGCAGTGATGGTTCTGCTCGTCGTCCTCGGCGCACTGAGTCTCGCTGCCGTCCCGACGAACGTCGTCGACCTGCAGGCGGACCAGCTCCCCGAAGACGGCATCGAGGTCAGAGACTACGTAGTGACCTACGATGAGAACGTGCCTAACGCGTACTTCGACGGTATCTGGGTCCCAACACAGCGGGGCGGGGCGAGCGTCAACGAAAGCGGTGTCATCGTTGCCAGCGCAGAGCGGGAGGTCTGGATCGCCGCTATCCAGCCGGGCCAGCTCGCCGTCGACGGTCAGGAGCGGGTCACAGTCGGCGGGCCGACCTGGCGCGAATCGGTGTACGCAAACCGGGTGGACTGGTCGGTACTCGGCAATTCCAGCGTCTATCGGGTCCAGCTCAGGCGCGAGGGCGGCCAGCCCCGGACGGCATACACCTCGGAGCCGTTGACGGCGGACGTGATACTCGACGGCCGGAACGTGACAGTCGCGGCCCGGCAGAACGGATTCGACGTGGTCGTCACACAGGGGAACGAAACGGTCGGGCAGGCACCGCTTCCGGCGAATATGACGCAGACGCGGATCGGCGGGCTGACCTTCGAGCGGAACCGCTCACGGCTGTACGCAGAGACAGATGGCACTCGCGTCAAGATCGCGGAGCGTCGCCAGCAAGCGGCGCAGAGCTAG
- a CDS encoding sulfatase-like hydrolase/transferase, which yields MTSVALIVLDTLRKDAFDKHFQWLPGTNFENAYAPSHYTVPSHASLFTGLYPSETGTNANSHQFTAPSPPLARRLQGEGLETHAFSANVQISRQFGWDWGFDSYSGSWNSKHANATDNIFEWNAFIREHRDEGPKRYLKALWSCLSGDCDTIPSLKHGLEIKYRTHTVSDSGAQEGLSYVRGTDFADDAFLFMNLMEAHGPYRPPEEYQTVDFDEMPGFAESVQEEPIDETYAETIRQAYDDSVRYLSEKYEAIFSELRDEFDYVITLADHGENLGENGIWGHGLGLYQELTHVPLSIWGMDDVETREEIVSLIDVHRTILGMVGVEDDRYEGRGRDLRSPVDHEPQLTEYLGLNMWREQKLEAAGKADEFSTYDRELYGIAAAENYYGYEDFDGSFVESGTALLEAPRNRMDELVDDLEYLEDADDIDVSDPVMERLEDLGYA from the coding sequence ATGACCAGCGTCGCCCTGATTGTGCTGGATACGCTCCGGAAAGACGCCTTCGACAAACACTTCCAGTGGCTTCCGGGAACCAACTTCGAGAACGCCTATGCACCGAGTCATTACACCGTCCCATCACACGCCTCGTTGTTCACTGGCCTTTACCCGAGTGAAACGGGAACAAACGCCAATTCCCACCAGTTCACCGCGCCCAGTCCCCCGCTTGCCCGCCGACTTCAGGGCGAGGGACTGGAAACCCACGCCTTCAGTGCGAACGTCCAGATTTCACGGCAGTTTGGCTGGGACTGGGGATTCGACAGCTACAGCGGCTCTTGGAACTCCAAACACGCCAATGCGACCGACAACATCTTCGAGTGGAACGCGTTCATTCGGGAACACCGCGATGAGGGCCCAAAGCGCTATTTGAAGGCGCTGTGGTCGTGTCTTTCGGGCGACTGTGACACAATCCCCAGTCTTAAACACGGGCTAGAAATCAAATACCGGACCCATACGGTGTCCGACTCCGGAGCACAGGAGGGGCTTTCATATGTTCGAGGGACAGACTTCGCAGACGATGCCTTCCTTTTTATGAATCTAATGGAAGCTCATGGACCGTACAGGCCACCCGAGGAGTACCAAACAGTGGATTTCGATGAGATGCCTGGCTTTGCCGAGTCTGTCCAAGAGGAACCAATCGACGAAACATACGCTGAAACCATCAGACAGGCCTACGACGACTCGGTACGGTATCTCTCCGAGAAGTACGAGGCTATATTTTCGGAACTCCGTGATGAGTTTGACTATGTGATCACACTGGCCGACCACGGAGAGAACCTCGGTGAAAACGGGATATGGGGCCACGGGCTGGGCCTATATCAGGAGCTGACCCATGTTCCACTGTCAATATGGGGGATGGACGATGTGGAGACACGTGAAGAGATTGTCAGCCTGATTGATGTTCACCGAACGATACTGGGGATGGTTGGCGTTGAGGACGACAGGTACGAGGGTCGTGGCCGAGACCTCCGGTCACCGGTAGATCACGAACCGCAGCTGACTGAGTATCTTGGTCTAAACATGTGGCGTGAACAAAAGCTAGAGGCCGCCGGGAAAGCCGACGAGTTCTCGACGTATGACCGGGAGCTGTATGGCATCGCTGCGGCCGAGAACTATTACGGGTATGAGGACTTCGACGGGAGTTTCGTCGAATCCGGGACAGCCTTGCTTGAAGCTCCCCGTAACCGGATGGACGAACTAGTCGATGATCTCGAATATCTGGAGGATGCCGACGACATCGATGTCTCGGACCCAGTGATGGAGCGCCTCGAAGATCTGGGCTACGCCTGA
- a CDS encoding response regulator, producing the protein MTESSEGRPVEILLAEDNPGDVKLTEKALEKGKVLNNLHVVNDGVEALSFLRQEGEYDDAPRPDLLLLDLNMPRKGGQEVLEEMKDDESLRRIPVVVLTSSEAEEDIIESYDLHANAYLTKPVDFDGFVDIVSSVEEFFLTVVKRPPK; encoded by the coding sequence ATGACTGAGTCCAGCGAGGGGCGACCGGTAGAGATTCTACTGGCGGAGGACAATCCCGGCGATGTCAAACTGACCGAGAAAGCGCTGGAGAAGGGGAAGGTGCTGAACAATCTGCACGTGGTCAACGACGGCGTCGAGGCGCTATCGTTCCTCCGGCAAGAAGGTGAGTACGACGACGCACCGCGGCCCGACCTGTTGTTGCTCGACCTCAATATGCCACGTAAAGGGGGACAGGAGGTCCTCGAAGAAATGAAGGATGATGAGTCGCTCCGCCGGATTCCAGTCGTCGTGCTGACCAGTTCCGAGGCGGAGGAGGACATCATCGAATCGTATGACCTCCACGCAAACGCCTACCTGACGAAGCCGGTCGACTTCGACGGCTTCGTCGACATCGTGAGTAGCGTCGAGGAATTCTTCCTTACAGTGGTCAAGCGGCCGCCGAAATAG
- a CDS encoding winged helix-turn-helix transcriptional regulator codes for MSSEVFTAADEEEESGPCAVIESLEQIGSRWRLVVLHELQNGEQRFNELKRATDASSRTLSRVLDDLQEMGFVDRRLEEDAPVATYYQLTPKGESLCPVFAEIEGWAEEWLAGCEN; via the coding sequence ATGTCATCTGAAGTATTCACTGCCGCGGACGAGGAGGAAGAAAGCGGGCCGTGTGCCGTCATCGAATCGCTAGAACAGATCGGGTCGCGCTGGCGACTTGTCGTACTCCACGAACTCCAGAACGGCGAACAGCGGTTCAACGAACTCAAACGCGCCACCGACGCTAGCTCTCGCACCCTCTCGCGGGTCCTCGACGACCTCCAAGAGATGGGCTTCGTCGACCGGCGGCTCGAAGAGGACGCCCCCGTCGCAACGTACTACCAGCTCACGCCCAAGGGCGAATCCCTCTGTCCGGTGTTCGCCGAAATCGAGGGCTGGGCCGAGGAGTGGCTGGCTGGTTGCGAGAATTAG